In the Nakamurella alba genome, one interval contains:
- a CDS encoding EAL domain-containing protein encodes MSPAAVGPSDLAPAADPLVLARHTTEQVLRLARERLGMALAYVSHLTDEEQIVDQVDGDWAASGIRPGASVPLADSYCAHVVSGDLPALVPDAPANPVAAGLPSTAAIGIGSYATTLLRSRDGEIYGTLCCLDPQPHPELGRRDLEILSLLGDLLADAIESELTERRRETELRRKVRGVIDGGGPHMVFQPLFNVDGPAVVGYEALARFPGDFPGPAEWFHAARSCGLGVDLEIAALTRAREALADLPDGLDLAINMSADAICSGDLTGLLDPAQASRIIIEITEHEEIVDYQRLQLRIAELRATGIRFAVDDAGAGYAGMRQLVELAPDIIKMDYHITHGMDRDPARLAVATALATFARTTGAHLLAEGVETAAEFETAVALGIGLAQGYYLGRPARMPDPVTRDDAADLPVAPGTTGPQAAGVTVSVD; translated from the coding sequence GCCTCGGCATGGCGCTGGCCTACGTCTCCCACCTCACCGACGAGGAGCAGATCGTCGACCAGGTCGACGGCGACTGGGCCGCCTCGGGGATCCGGCCCGGCGCCTCGGTACCGCTCGCCGATTCCTACTGCGCGCACGTCGTCTCCGGTGACCTCCCGGCGCTGGTCCCGGACGCCCCGGCGAACCCGGTCGCCGCCGGGCTCCCGTCGACCGCCGCCATCGGCATCGGCTCCTACGCAACCACGCTGCTGCGCAGCCGGGACGGCGAGATCTACGGCACACTCTGCTGTCTCGACCCGCAGCCGCATCCGGAGCTGGGCCGCCGGGACCTCGAGATCCTCTCCCTGCTCGGCGATCTGCTGGCCGACGCGATCGAGAGCGAGCTGACCGAGCGCCGCCGTGAGACCGAACTGCGGCGCAAGGTCCGCGGTGTCATCGACGGCGGCGGTCCGCACATGGTGTTCCAGCCGCTGTTCAACGTGGACGGGCCGGCGGTGGTCGGCTACGAGGCGCTGGCCCGCTTCCCGGGCGACTTCCCCGGCCCGGCGGAGTGGTTCCACGCCGCCCGCTCCTGCGGCCTCGGTGTGGACCTGGAGATCGCCGCGCTGACCCGGGCCCGGGAGGCGCTGGCGGACCTGCCGGACGGCCTGGACCTGGCGATCAACATGTCGGCCGACGCCATCTGCTCCGGCGACCTGACCGGACTGCTCGATCCGGCGCAGGCGTCGCGGATCATCATCGAGATCACCGAGCACGAGGAGATCGTCGACTACCAGCGGCTGCAGCTGCGGATCGCCGAGCTGCGCGCCACCGGCATCCGTTTCGCCGTCGACGACGCCGGCGCCGGGTACGCGGGCATGCGGCAGCTGGTCGAGCTGGCACCCGACATCATCAAGATGGACTACCACATCACCCACGGCATGGACCGGGACCCGGCCCGGCTGGCGGTGGCCACCGCACTGGCCACCTTCGCCCGCACCACCGGGGCGCACCTGCTGGCCGAGGGCGTGGAGACCGCCGCCGAGTTCGAGACCGCCGTCGCCCTGGGCATCGGCCTCGCGCAGGGCTACTACCTGGGCCGACCGGCCCGGATGCCCGACCCCGTGACCAGGGACGACGCCGCGGACCTACCCGTCGCACCGGGGACGACCGGACCGCAGGCCGCCGGCGTCACCGTCTCCGTCGACTGA